The sequence ACCACCACATTAAGAATCATATTTCTGATTTAACTATTTGAaaatatacatttcaattacaaataTGCTAACTTACATTCTAATCATATCAATTCATACATGTTCTATAAGTTGAAATTAAGAAATAAACATGATTAACAATGATAAGACATTACTAGCAAGGGTATGCCATTTACTTCCTCCTTTCTACTTACATTGATTAACTAATATTATTATTTCCATTTGAATGTACCTACTAAGTAACTCATGAATACTTAGAGATTGTTTTTACATAGAATTGCAATCGTGAGTAATCACTCACTTCTTATACAACATTCTTAAATTATTACATGACTTGAGTTTATCTACCACATGGTGTACAATACATGAATATGCTCCTAAGGTTCAAGGCAACATGAAAAAGGCTCCAAATCCATGTACGAAGGCAATACCAAAGAAGAGGGATAAAACCCAATGGCAAAATGCTCCAACCACCTGAcaaatgtggaacctacaaggaaccacctcCCGAGCTATGAGATGTTTCTAGGTCCCAACTTGCACACTAACCAATGTTGACACTTTAAAAAAGCGATTGATAGTAAATAATTTCTATATACATAACCATGCATCAAGGAAATAATAGAGAACAAGAAGTTTCCAGAGGCCAATAAAAATCATGACAAGAATACAAAAGTAAGAAAAGGACTCACATGTgcgagagagtgtcatcacatgccaaccAAGAACAAGGCACTAGCTTATGGCATGAAGAGCCATCTCAACCTTCagagagagaccaagggagattatctTACCGTCTCCACGCTCTTCCAATGCTCAGtataaaacatcctccctaggactgagtcatgaggcactGATAAGTTATTATCTTGTAAAATtatctaactacccatacctatttattaattagttatcacttgattaaaatatGGTAAACTCTCTTAGGCCCCAAAAGGTCTAGACTTcacgcatccttacaaggaacctcatgaaagtctatctctcatgacccctagGTGTCATAAAGGATCCCATTCCCTCTACATGGATCCAAAATAATAAAATAGGAGGCTCTTACACAAGTAAAAGGAGTCGGTCACAACACCAACCATACCAAACCATGACACACACACATACCCAAAAGACTAACAACAACACATGCAGGAGAACGAGCCTCTCAACCAAAGAAATGTAATGAACTCATCATACCACTGCACTAATATATATCAATATCGCGAGGTCTTTACACTTGGTACCACAAAATCAACAGTATGGTTATTTCCTCCTCATGGAAAAATCATCACGACGGCAAGTCGAAATGGGAAAGAAAATCTCATGATATGCAAGTAAAAGAAGAACTCACATTAACCATTGGTCAAAAAAAAAATGACACAAACAACCTCCGGATGCAAAACATAAACTTAAAATATTCTAATTGGGAAAGGTGGACTCAATGGTCAATCGGCAGTTACAATGTCATGCACATGTGTATAAGTATAAGTTGTAAGATATCCATtatcaattaatattattaaaaatacatAACAACAAATACAATAAGGCTATCAAATTAATGTTGTGTTACAATAATATTGTTATTAATGTCAATCAAATAACTCTGGTTTATTGGCCTTATCCGATTAGTTTAATGTACAAATGCTTTTGTCCAATGAAAATCATTAACTTAATATTTATCAatgttatatttattatattttatgttttttccTAAAACCAATTTAAATAAGATAATTTACATTTTAAATAAAACACATttaacaattaaataaaatataataaaaaataaaaaatttagatttaACCAAAACTaagtaaaatttatttaaattaaaataaaacaacatatatttattttttatgtatttaacatgcatttttttttcttattcttgTATGACACTCAAATACTGTCCCGGAAGAAAGGGCATAACTTGTAATTATATCGTTGGACCGTTGTGAAATTTGGATATGTTTTTGTTAACCACATCATCTACATTATCACCGAAGATATTTTCTTAATATAATCTGTTGTGAAAGCTATTAGCACTAGAGTGCTGATCTAGGGCAAAAAAAACACAGTGTGGACAACAAGTTTGCAAGTTTGATTCAATTTTTTTCTAGTCCAAACTTTTGATTAAAAATCTATTTTATGTCTTACAATCTCAAAGCCCAAATAAAAAATGAATTGGGAAAAGAAATGGGGTTTCAACATCAACCCAAAATGGAGAAATGGAGTCCCAATTCCAAAATTTCCTAATTGGGAGGAGCAGCAAGGGTTTGGTAAATTTTAGTTTTAAAATCAGAAAGATTATTGTTGTTTTCTTTCCAGATCAACAAGAAATTTCTTTTCCCaaactaaaaatttaaatgaaagtAATACCCAACAAATaaaagataaacaacaacaaatctTGCAACCAATCCTATGGAAAACAAAATCAGATTTTTAACCCATTGATTgcaatcaaaattgaaaatttaaacggGAAGAAGCAGAGATTTTTCTACCTAAATTTCATGTTCATCTCATAAGGAAAGGAGAGAACAAGGGAGAAATAAAACCTTACCTCTTATTGGAGACAATTGGTGAGAAGAGAAGTTGGGCAGCAACAATTCACCACACAAATTTCTACAGCTCTCCAAATCTCCTACAATTTCCTAGCAATCTTCCTCCTTCCAAAAGCACCAAAATTTCCCAAAAGACAAGTGTAGAGAATTAATTCCCCCCAAAAAGAAAACCCTAGCTCTTTTTCTCCAGAGAGCAATAAAATAATGGAgaataaaatattcaaattctCAAATCTCAATGTatgggattttttttttaataataattagtCTCAAAATAGAAAACTGGGCATTTAATAAACTATtcctcttttttaatttttgtcattcaaattatatatatatatatatatatatactgattaAAAATCAACAACTAGACTAATTAAATAATTGACTTCTCAATTTTTGACCGCATGAAGTCGaatccaatattaaataaataatataattaagtaATCAAGGAAAGAgaataatgaaaaattaaaatcaCTAAAAGATCATAAAGTCAATAACACgaaaatagaaaataattaaaagTCGTTAAATTTTATTAGTTTTCGGATCACAAAATTACTAATGAGGCCGTAACTAGTATCAAGCAAATACTCAACACAGTAAAAAAAATGCCAAAATTTAAAcactaaataataataaatcagTCACTACTCAAGCAACTCAAATAAAATAACTTAATGGTCAACCAACCATGCCACATATACACACAAGTCATGACGACGATGATGACATGGCGAACTTGCCAAGATCGATAACAAGGACTTGATGCCAAACCTAGACCTAGTGTGCGGGAAGTGAACCAATGACTTCTCTGAACCACATATTGCCATTGGGAAGAGGCACTCTTGAACCTATCAAGCCAGGGGAGCTCGCACCCGATTGCCTAGGAGGAATAAATGCTTTAGTAACTGCaaacctgcaaccacaaaatgatacatgtgcatatatatatttgtgtgtgtgtgtatgtatgtatgtatatgtatataacaaATAACTGGAGAAATGTCGCAACGACACATCTTTCTCACATTGAGTGATGTAACATTGATTCCCCCACGCATACAGTCCAACAAAAGTCATACAATGAACAACTCATCTCATGTAAATCAAAACCAGGGTTAGTGTGTCCATCTCATCATAAGAAATACTCGGTGAAATCTATCTCTCTAAGCATCAACATGACATAAATCcatataacaataaaacatcaTCATGATATCTAATCACATAAGATCGCAATGAAGCATGAGCATAAGTCCATAATATCCAAAGTCACGAAACATACAAGGTCTATCAATGATCATCAATGGCCACATATATGATCCAAAATGCATCTATGCATCACATGAATCCAAAAAAGTCTACCAAATCCATCACACAAAAGAAATGTCCAATCGAGTCTATCAAAATGGAATAAGAGTCTGCTCAAGTGTGGGCATTACAAATATGTAGTGTGCATTCTACTAGATCATGATCATACATCAAAGATTAGGTTATTGTAACACATGACTAATCCAAAGCTATATATTCAATTTAGAGACATTTATAGTTTTGTACAAAATCCTTGAAAGTAGCATTACCAAAATCAGCTATTTTCCACATTGGAGTTATTTCTTCACACTTATTTATAGAGTCAATTTTCCTAATCCTAGAAATTAAATTTCTCAAATTAGCATTATTTGACACATTTAGTAACATTCATAATTATACCAAAggtgtattacactcacataatagatgcacaaatatgtgttaataaaaattaaaatcattaaATTTGACAtctttgtgacacttaaatgcatgaaaagctatatatatatatatatatatatatatattctcatctcaactaccactcactctgAGTATAACTATTGATTAATTCTATCTATCTCCATCTTAGTAATAGTTAAATTTATAATTATGTGaatctaatattataataataatataaagatatgataatatgataataataattagtcttaaCAAATTTTTTCCCTTTAGTGAAGAGTTTATGAGaatataaaaaattgtaatatcttaataataatttaatattgattacaatattgTAAACAtatttaagtggaataatgaacaaatatgatatctttcagcatactttacctatatttctctaaaaaTAGGTATACTAGTATAAATTATCCTAAACAATTTTGTTATTTAATTTAGAGAATTTATTCaattttcatagattatattattaaaataaaaacataaatgcAAACCAATAAAGTAACCTATTATGCAATAAATTGAAAACGAATTTAATTTTCTTTCCCACCACTcgttcttagaaccctatttttcgtgactaaaaaaaaatccaaaatagaaAAAATGACTTTAAAAAATTAGATAGTAAGTAAAAATAAGTACAAATCAACTTAAAAACAATTAAACATTTATGGTAGTAATCATTCTAGTCTTGGGCCCTCACTTCTCAgcgtttggttttttgtttttttgtttttgtcaaTTGCTAGTTTGATAGATATCTAAACATTGAGCCGCTTTGATTTAATATATTCAcaaaaattaaacaattagaaagagatgaaattttataataatattatttacaacAATCTAAACTTAAAAAGAGACATTTTTTTATACAACATAATTTGTAAAACACAATTAATACCCAAATTGACAACATGAAAACAAAAATTTTCTAACGAAAACAAATGACATATTTTTCCCTCACCACTATATCTCAACATCATTTAAACAAGTATATTCTAGTTTTCCAAGACTCTTCCCTCAAAGTCATAATTACTCACATACGCAAACTTACTATAAACATATTCATTAATAAGAATATATACTGCAAATGATCCATATTTTTCCCAATTCTATCATACAATATTTGTTTGTTTTTGCAAGATTATAGAAATGTTCAAATAAGCGCTATTTACCAAATGATGACTTGTGACGGGCCCCATGCCCCGCCACCTTTTGAGCATCATATATAACAAAAAGCAAGGAATAGAAATGTCCATATCAATTACAATATTACATAAAAATTTTCTGTCTATATTTAGCCGAAGAGTTGTGATTTAGGGCAGAAGCTTGCTCGACCATAAAACTCAGGAGAATAATGACGCCATCCAGAAGAGGAGGATATCGAAATGAGAGCAATCCTGAAAGAAGAGGATTATTACAGCAGATTATACAAGGTTTGCGGCGTAGAATAGAAGGGGAAGCAGAAACACGCAGATTCAACGAAGAGGAACGCCTCCTCCGAATAGAGCGAGCAGAACTGAGAAGCAGGATTGAAGAGATAATAAGGAGGCTGCAAACAATAAATGAAGGCCTCCTCCGTAGTTTGAATTCTCCCTCAATTACACATCAACCTGAAGGTATATCTCAACAGATGGAGAGGGAGGGAAGGGAGTTGATAAGTGCGCTTGAAACCATAAAACTCTCTCTTCTTCACATTAGTAATGTTCCGCTTTGTGCAATTTGTATGATTGAATTTCATGTAGGGGAAGAAGCCTGCCAAATGTTCTGtcataaaaatcatattttccacCACGACTGTCTTCGCCGATGGTTAGAGAGGAAGAAAGAGTGCCCACTATGTAAGACGCCTGTGCCTTACCCATATCACCAACCATCTCCaccttcatcatcaccatcaagtTAGGGATCTGTAGATTTGTATCATCACCAATTGGTAGAACACTTTAATCATTCCTTTAGAGTGTTATGGtttaagaaagctttatatggcatAATTTCACTAAGGTGGCATTTTTGCAGTGCTTATGTTGAAGCATTacattttgattaataaaagtatATGATAAGTATTTATGATTATTTTTATATGTAGGGGTATTAAATTGTGATAGATTATTTAGTTGTTGAATATttaaatagaagaagatgttgatGTTTACATTAATTTGCTTGTTATAAAAAGTTATAATATAGAAACAATGAAACAATTTCAATGAGTTTAGTTTTTGATTAggtaaacaagttttgaggggacccgaaacctcatacaataggttttgaaggaaccTGAAACCCTCGGACTTTACCAGGATCCGAAACCAAAAAAATAGATAGTTGCAAACGATACATCAAAGataaacaacaacctaaaaccaacATAGCAGCAAAGAGATATCAATGAAACCTAGCTGAAAGAGGATGGGGCCAAAGCCTTTCACTATCTCGAGGGTTTtttcaaggctcccataaccttgaaCAGAAACCAAGGGTTTTTCCAGGCACCCATAACCTAATTAATAGGATTTAGAAGGCTCCCACATTTGGAATAAGGGTTTTCCCAAGCTCCCATAACCTATAATAGAAGCTCTTGGCCACAAAAGACCACACGACAAATAcctaacaaaaaacaaaaaatggcTAGACTGGGCCCTTGAAACTTGCTAGCAACCAACCAatcccaaaaataaataaaaatattgggtttttccaggctccctcaaccttgaatgtgggttttacaaggctcccacaaccttctAAGGCCCATAAAACAACAACATTACCTATATGCACAATCTAGCTAGGAGGGTTTTTACAGGCTCCCACAACCAACAAACCATTCCGGGACACAGTGATAAAACTGGTAACCCAGAACCATCTATGAAGACCACCATGAGGGTTGAGACCAGCTCCCTCAATCAGCAGCACGAACTGCAACAACCAATATGCTCCTCCACacctactctccacctcaataggagaaagggccacctcaataagACAAGAAGGAACATAGGTCGACATGAAAGTAAGTTTTAGAAGGCTCCCATAACCTGCTGAAGCCCAAAAAATAAAATCTTGTCCCGAAAGCACAGTCTAGCCAAGAGGGTTTTTACAGGCTCCCACAACCAGCAAACCATTCTGGGAAACAGGGGGAAAACCGTAAACCCAAAACCATCTGCAAAGAAAACCATGAGGGTTTTGACTGGTTCCCCCAACCAGCAACACGAACAATAGCAATCGATAAACTCTCCCACACCTACTCTCCACATCAATAGGAGAAATGGACACCTCAATAAAACAAGAAAGAGAGTAGATTGACTGCCCAGATAGCTCAAACACAACCCAAAACCCATGCcgccactccacctccataggagagaaaAAAAACTCATATAAAGGTCCATGAGAACTAACAAAAAAAGCTTAAAAAACCCCCACCAAGAAATAAACCAGGAAAGAATGGAGGGTCCATAGAGAGAAGCCAACAAACAAAAGCAATAGGCCATCCAAACGACCAAGCCACCCAGAAGAGTGGAAGCCCCACAAAATCTGTGCAAAGAAAACCCGTAGCAAACCAACCACAAATTTGGAAAACCCCAACCCCAAAAGACTGTGCCTTCCATCTCCAAGGCTGTAGAGGAAATAACTCAATCACAAAGCCAAAACCACCCACCACAACCATTGCACCTTCCTGTAACCAGACATAGCCCTGCCTCCAACCCCTTCCAAGGAGATTAGGGGAAAACTAGAGGAAAAGATCACCTCCTTCCCCACCGTAATCAACCCAGATCTGAAGAAAACTGCAAGCAAAAGTGAAACCATTGCGTAGGGAAAAACAACAAGAACAGGCTGAAAAGAAAAGACCTTCTCCCAACCCATCTACATCATCATCCTCAGCCTCTTCACCTGAGTCTTCACCCACAGAAACCCTAGCTCGTCTGCTTCCAGTAGCTCACACGTTCTCGTCCATCCTCCTTTCACCCACAGAAACCCTAGCTCGTCTGCTTCCAGCAGCTCACCCGTTCCCGCCCAttattgttgagaacattgaaggtTACCTACATTAACTATATTCTTTCAACGAGTTTAGTTATAAATGTATGTGTATTATTTTGTTGAACTACTAATTCTTTTAAATCAGAGCTTATTGTATCAAGGTCAACCTTTTTGATTTATTCATTTTCTTATAACATTTTCATACCCCTAACATGTTATATTTGTTGTAGTCATATTATCTTTTACTAAAAGAGAAATTCAACATGTGGTTTATCCAAATTTGTTAgcatattttgaatttttatttattatataaatttatttctTATAGAATTCATACTAGGCGATAAATCAAATCTTTATTTATATTTGAATTCGAAATATTCAATGAATTATATTCTAGAATTTCCAAattttaaatatcatttattttatcATGTATATGAATGGTTCATTTGTGACAATCAAATACTTTTtcatttataaatatataattcaaTCTACTATTAATGATGAAGTATCAAGCCCCTATTGATAAGGTACTATGTTTTTAATAGTTTGTGGCTATCCTTAATAActaggaaagatttaaatttactATATTTAGGATTTTCCTACTATAATACAATTGAAGTCTTggttatttttattaataataaagGTAAATAGAATAATAATATTAGCACCATATTGTTTTTGTTTGATAGAGCACCCAAAAGtagatttacatggaaaagtcTTGAATAGGAAAAATTCACCACCGAAGATATCCAAGATTTTATTCATCACAAAGGAGTCACACCAATAGTTTCATTTGTCCAAGTAatataatttgtcatattttattaatgaaaaagaaaaatagaataatAATATTAGTACAAATGCGATTTAATTTGATTGAGGATATAACCATAGATATCCATGGGGAAACTTTGCTAGTGTGAATAAAGCCATATCTTAACTAATTCCTATGTCGACCCATTCATTGTAAGTAATCTTAGGTCTTAGGTCTTAGGTGTTATCTCTAGAATTTAGCTATATTGGGTTTATGTATCTTATTTTCTTTGTATGTCCTAGGTCATTTATATTTAATCTAATTGGTTGTGTTTTAGCATAGGATTAATATAAATATtaacattttatttaataaatctaTTGTTGCTTCTGGATTTGGTTGTTTGACTTTATTTGCTTATGATGCAAATAatgtcacacaatcaaatccataagaaacaatagatttatcagtatggattgtggaaatatgataattctaattttatttaatattatcagTCACCTTGCTTGTATAATCAAGGCTCTTATACTTTGTAAATATCTCATTGATATTCATTTGATCAAATCTCTCAAAGATTATACTAAGAGGAAATTTCATATCTTGCATACTCATCTAGAGGCTTCCAAGAATGATCCAGAACAAGCTCAAAGTGATGAAATTGGAAAAAACCAAAAATCTAATTTTTCGGTATTTTCTACATATTAGTAAATTGCATTTTCGAAGGTCTTCGGTGGGGAATTTGGGGTCTAAAGTATCACCAATCCTTTAACTTAATTTGCCAAAGGAATTTGTGTTAAGGGACTGAAATTAGTTCTCTTTGAGACCTTTCCAATAGTGTAAGCCTTCCCGAATTCTAAGTTGTGAGCTGGAAATTATGGCCCTGCCAAGTTGGGGTACCTTAATTgctaattttttgaaaatttgtaatttgtttgttattttatttttccttAGACTCTTCATTTTTAAATGTGTTGGATTCCAGAGACTAATGGAATTCCATGTGATGTTTAAAACTCAGTTCTGGATAATATTATGCAACTTTTGATGCATACAACTCTGGCTTTTCGAGTTCTGGCAATTATCTATTTTGTTGAAGAATACTTGCAGGTTTCTGCTTACTTAGTATTGTGGTGAATTCATCATCGAATTCAGATTACATACTCTCTTGTAGATTATTTCTTATATTTTTTGCGTGTGTTATTATGTGATGAGATAATGTTTAGCTCCTAGATAGTATTATAGTTATGTCCATGCAAAACTCTAGTCATATTTGATACTAGAGGTATTTATATATGagatatattgttttttttttgtaaagtTGAGTATTTTGAACTCTTGCATCATATGGTAACcttagagagaaaaatatagaaaaaattggAAAATATACTAGATTTGGGACTTTCTCTTTTGTGGTTTTCATTGCAGGTTCATATTGGACAATTTCAAAGAAAACACATACTCACCATTGAGTTAGAGTTTAAAAActagtttttctttttgtttcacctAAATCAAGCTTAGTGGGCTAGATCTACAATGGTCTGCAGTTGGAAGGAGGTTTCCAAACATAGGAGTTAATTAAATTTttagaccactttgggctaaaaaagACCTTTTCATTGTAGTTGGAAGGTCCAAAGTCTTCATATCAACTGTTGAATTGCCAATTGATATAGGAAAAATTTTAACTTAGGCCCTTCTATAAGTTTTCTTTCCCCCATTGCCATTTTTTCTATATGACCATTTGTATTGTATGGCTCATATGGTAGAAGCATCAATAAGGTACaatcaaatattctaaaatataatTTTCCATCTTTGTAGCATATTCCTAGTAATTTCTCTATTTGTTTCATCCTCTTATGTTACTTTTATCACCTTTTATGTTGCATAGGTGTCTAAGCCAATAGTACAACTTGTATGTTTTGGCGAACATTTTTAAGATAGATAAAAAAAATGTGGTCATTTTAAATTTTTCACCTAGTA is a genomic window of Cryptomeria japonica chromosome 7, Sugi_1.0, whole genome shotgun sequence containing:
- the LOC131056624 gene encoding probable E3 ubiquitin-protein ligase RHC1A; protein product: MTPSRRGGYRNESNPERRGLLQQIIQGLRRRIEGEAETRRFNEEERLLRIERAELRSRIEEIIRRLQTINEGLLRSLNSPSITHQPEGISQQMEREGRELISALETIKLSLLHISNVPLCAICMIEFHVGEEACQMFCHKNHIFHHDCLRRWLERKKECPLCKTPVPYPYHQPSPPSSSPSS